CATCCAGGCTGGCGACGAAGAGGCGCTGCTGGCGCTGCATGCCCGCTATGCGAGCCTCGTCTATTCGGTGGCGTACCGCATCATGAACGATGCGATGGCCGCCGAAGAAGTGACGCAGGATACGTTTATGCGGCTGTGGCACAAGGCGGCGCTCTACGACGCAGGCAAAGGCTCGTTCGTCACGTGGCTGCTGACGATTGCGCGGCGCATCGCAATCGACACGTTTCGCCGCCAGCGGCGCGACCCGATCCTGAACACGCTGTGGATCGACGACAACATCGAACAGTGGGAAAATACGTTGAGCGTCGGCCAGAACGGCGAGCTCGCGCGCTTGATGCGTGTGCTGATGGATGATCTGCCGGGCGAGCAGCGGCAGGCGATCGAGCTGGCATACTTTTATGGCATGACGCACAGCCAGATTTCAGAATACGTTGATCTGCCGCTGGGCACGGTCAAGACGCGCCTCCGGCTCGGCATGGAAAAACTGCGTGCGGCCTGGATTGCCGACCCATCGACAGATCCGGCATCTAACGATCATGCGTAGAGTCAGTTAACGGAGTATCGTGAAAGTTATCACGCCTGAACTATGGAACCCGAAGACCTGTTTGACCTGATTCCGGCCTATGCGCTGGGAGCGCTCGACGCGGACGAGAAGCGCCGCTTCGAAGCGTGGCTGCGCGAGCATCCCAACGCGCAATCTATGCTGGACGATTACCGGCAGGTGGCCGATCATCTGGTGGTGATGGCCTCGCCCCGCCCCGCGCCGCCGCACCTGCAGGATGATCTGCGTGCCCGGCTGGCCGCCGACCGGGGCGCAAAGCGGCCCGCTGCCCTACCCAAACCGGACATCTCGCCGGGGCGCACGCTGCGGCTGCACCGCCGCTGGCGGCGTCTGGCGCTGCTGGCGGCAGCGGTCGTGCTGCTGGTCGTGGTTGGCCTTGTCCTGATCCGGCCCGCGTCCGCGCCGGGCGAAGACCCGGCGGAGGCATACGCGCGCATCGCCGCCGTTGACGACGCGGGCTGGTATGACGTGGTGCCCGGCGACGTGACGGACACCGTTACGGGCGACCTCGTGTCCTCGCCGGACGGCGACGAGGCCGTGATCCGCGTGGCGCAGCTTCCCCCCATCGAGCAGAACCAGACCTTCCAGTTGTGGCTGGTGGACGATAGTGGCAGCCGTGTGAGTGGCGGTCTGTTCCGTCCTGGAACAGACGATGCGACCTATATCCGCGTGCCGCTCGACCAGCCGCTGGACAACTACCAGGCGTTTGGCGTCTCGCTTGAGCCGGAAGGCGGCAGCCCCATGCCCGACGCGCCCAGCGGTCCGCGTGTGTTCCTCGTGCCGCTGAGTTCGTGAGGGCGGCTTAAGTAGCCGTTTGAGAACCCCCCCATCCCCAGCCCTTCCCTCACAAGGAGGGAAGGGAGAAAAGCAGAGGAGGGGTTTGGGGCGGGGCAAACGCGAATCGACGTCACTTTTCAAATGGTTCTAAGGACTTGGTCCGGCCCTTGCAGAGACCTTACTCCCGGCCCCTCGGCAATTAAGTTTGAGGGGGGAGGCAAGCGAAAAATAGGTAGATTGTGTAGGGGCGGGTTTCGAACCTGCCCGTTTTTTTGCTGTCCCCCGATCCGGACCAACTGGACCTGATTCTTCACCGCATCCGGCGGCTGGTTAGCTTTCCAAATCATGATGGTGTACCCTTCTTTACGTTGGCTCTGTAAGGGTTGCGTGGGGGTCAACAGAGGGGGACGCCGGTATGATATCTTTTATCAGTTCACACGCACTATTTAGCGCGCTGGTGTTATACGGACTCTGGACCGTGGCGACCTATCTGCTGGAGGGGCGGCTGCGAACGCTACTGCGCCCGAAAGCGACCCGACTGCGGCTGGCCTATAACGCGGTCGCCAATATGCTGATCGGCCTGCTGCTCGCGGGGTGGGTTCTGCGGGTGCTGGTGGAGCACAACGGCTTCGACCCGTCCCGCGCGGGCTTTGCAGGTCCGCTCCATGCCCTGATCGCCGTTGGAGTCGCGCTGCTGCTGGGCCTTGTGTTTCTTTTTATTCAGAAGCTGCCATCTCGCCACCCCATCGTGCTATTGAACGGCTTCGCACAGGTGTGGATCGTTTCGTCGGCAGAGGTCATGGTCTGTTGGGCCGTGGTCGGCGCGGTCGAGGAAGCACGCCTCAAAGCTATCAACATGCCGGTGCCCGCCGTGCTGGCTGCCGTAGTGGCCGCGTTCTTATTCAGCCTCTATCACGTGGGCCACAGCCCACCGTTTAACACGATTCCGATGATCGCAAAGCTGATGGTGGTAGGGCTGGCGACGAGTGCGTTTTTCTTCGTCTCGCGCGACATATACGGCACGCTGGTGTTCCACAACTTCCTGGCGCTGTTCGGGGTGGTCACGTCGCTCGGACAGGCGGGCGTGCTGCACCGGTACGAGAAGCCGATCCCGCCGCTGCTGATCACGGCAGCAGTGTCACTGGTGCTGCTGATCGTCGTCCACATCGTATGGCTGGCCTGAACGAAACCGGTCACCCACAAGACGGGGCCGCCCCGGTTACAGGAGCGGCCCCGCCGTATCCCCGGCGTTGCCCAGGCGGGGATCGGGCGAACGGCGGTAAGTGGCCTAGCGGTTGCTGAGGTAGTCGATGACCGCCTGACGCTCCTCCGGCGTGAGCTGCGCGCCGTAACCGATCATCCGGTCCACCGTAGATTCCCAACCCGCCTGATCCTTGACGGCGTTATCGATACGCTCGCGGGAGTGGCAGACGGTGCAGCGCTCGCTGACCAGCGCATCGCCGTCCAGCGCCGACGTCGCGCCACTGTCCATCGACGCGGCGTCTTCGGTCGCCATCGCGTCCATATCGGCGGCCTCTGTGGCGCTGGCATCCATCTCCATGCCTGCGTCGCCGGAGAGGTTGAGCGGCCCCACGACGACGCTGCCGCCGACCGAGATCGGGCCGTCCGCGCCCTCGACCGTGCCGAACTCGTAGACGCCCATTTCACCCGTATCGTGGTGCAGCATGGGGAAGACCTGGCTGCCTGCCTGGGCCGGATCCACGTCGATGTGAATGTTCGTGCTCAGCCCTTCCGGCAGCGGGTAGCTGGCGATCACCGGACCGGGCGCACCGTCCTGGCTGCTGTGTACCGCGATCCAGCCGGGACCGCCGATCAGCGCTTGTTTGATAACCAGGGTCGAGCCGTCCAGCGTCTGGTCTTCCAGCGTGAGCGACGGCGCGACGTTGACCGGGAAGGTCAGCACCGAGCCATCGACCGAAACGGGGCCGTCCGCGCCTTCGACCGTGCCGAACTCATAGGTGCCAGCCGCGCCGGTATCGACGTGCAGCATGGGCCACACGACCGGCGTCAGGGCGTTTGCATCAAGCTCGACGGCCACATCTGTGCTGAGGCCCGCCGGAACTGCCGTGTACCCCAGCACCGGGCCGGGCGCGCCGTCTGCATCGGCATGAACCACCAGCCACCCGGCGGTGTCGGCCAGGACCGACTTCGCAACCAGCATCGGCGCGCCGGAATCCATCATCATATCCATCTCATCGCCGAACAGCAGCACCTGCCCGTCCACGCGGACGTGCGGCACAGTCCGCAGCGGCGTCACCGCGACCTGGCCGTTGACCGCCACCGGGCCGTCTGCGCCGTCGACGGTGCCGAACTCGTAGGTTCCGATCTCGCCGGTATCGACGTGCAGCATCGGCCACAGCGTGCTCGTCGCTTCACTGCTCAGGTCAACGGTCACGTCGGCGTTGGCTCCGGCAGTCACCTGGGCCTGCCCCAGCACCGGGCCGGGGCCGCCGTCCGCGTCGGCATGGATCACCAGCCAACCGTCCTGCTGCGCGACGACCGAGGGGAGGGTCACCTGCGCGCCGTCCACGATCTGATCCTGCGCATCGATCAGGTTCACGTTAAAGGGCGGAGTCACCGGCGCGCCATCGACTGTCACCGGGCCGTCCGCCCCTTCGACCGTGCCGAACTCGTAGACGCCCGCCTCGCCTGTATCTTGGTGCAGCATGGCGAACAGCGTCGGCGTGGCGGCCAGCGGATCAATTGTCACTTGTAGGGCGTAAGTGTCGCCCGCGTTCACGGCGCGATAGCCGATCACCGGGCCGGGCGAGCCGCCGCCATCCGCATGGATCACGATGAAGCCCGGCGTGGGGCTATGCACCATATCAATAGTGACGGTACCGTCCAGCGAGACCTGATCGGAAACGGTGACCGCCGCCTGGTCCTGGCGGGCATGAACTGGCAGGGCGAAAATGGCCAGCAGGAGTGCGATAACAGCCCAAATCGACAGTCTTTTTAACATGTAATCCTCCTGTATCGGTGAAGCTCGTTTTTGGATCGGGCTTACATTCCTCTCTACGGGGGCATAGCTCCGTTTGGATCTATTTCTCTGATCTCCGTGTCTTTAATTCGCCGTGTGGAAGGAGAAAATGCAGAACGCGTGGGGCATATGAGTCTTTTTGCACATGCACTCATCTAATAAAGTGAAGATAGTCGTCTGAAGTCTAAAATGAGGAGCAAAAGAGACATGGCGCTCATTAACTTTCTAGCAAGTTCGACGGGGCGCATCGTGCGCATTGTGGCCGGTGCGGCGCTGGTCGTGTTGGGTCTGGCCGTCGTCGGCGGCACAGGCGGGATCATTCTGGCGGTTGTTGGGTTGGTGCCGCTGCTGGCTGGCCTGTTCGACTTCTGTGTATTCGCGCCGTTGTTCGGCATGCCATTCGGCGGAAAAGACATTCGCAGCCGTCCATAACTGAAGGTGCGGTTTAAACGACAGCCGCCGGATCGTAACGCGCGATCCGGCGGCTTTTTTGATCCGTGTGCAGCGGTTGCGCTTACGTGTAGCGCCCTTCCGACTCGATGGACAGGACCGCGTTGCGTTTGTCGAGCACGACGACGTGCGGCTGCCAGTCCGCGATGGGCGGGAACTCGACCAGCCCGAAGGCCATCACGATCAGGCGGTCGCCCAGGTTGACGAGGTGCGCCGCCGCGCCGTTGACCTGGATCACGCCGCTGCCCGCCGCGCCGGGGATGATGTACGTCTCGAAGCGCGCGCCATTTTCGACGTCCACGACCAGCACTTGCTCGTAGGGGATCATCTTCACCTGCGCGAGCAGATCCGTGTCGATGGTGATGCTGCCCACATACTCGATGTTGGCGTCTGTCACGCGGGCGTGGTGCAGCTTCGCCCGCAGCATGGAAACTTGCATAGAGTTCTCCATCCAGGGACCGCGCCGCCGGGTCAGGCGCGCAGGTCCGCCTCGCCGTAGCCTACGATCAGATTATCGATGAGCCGTACGCTTCCGACGAATACAGCCATGCTCAGCAGGGCGTGATCCGTGCTGCCCTCAAGCTCGCGCAGCGTGATCGGGTCGGCGGCGCTGATGTAATCGATGCGCGCCAGCGGCTCGGCTTCGACGATCGCGCGCATCGTCGCGCGCAGGTGTTCCGCGTCGCGCTGGCCCCCCATCCATTCGTCGCGCGCGGCGTTCAATGCCCGCGAGAGCACCAATCCGGCCTGCCGCTCGTCGAGCGAAAGCAGCAGGTTGCGGCTGCTGAGCGCCAGCCCGTCCGGCTCGCGTACGATGGGGCACACCACCACGGCGAGGTTGAAGCCCAGGTCGCGCACCATTTGCTTGATGACCGCGACCTGCTGCGCGTCCTTCTGCCCGAAGTAGGCGTGCTTTGGCTCGATCACGTTGAACAGCTTGGCGACCACGGTCGTCACGCCCCGGAAGTGCCCCGGACGCGACGCGCCTTCGAGCGGCTGCGTGATCTCCTCCACGCTGACGTACGTCTGGAAGCCGGACGGGTACATCTGGTCCTCGTCGGGGGCCCAGACCAGATCCACGCCTTCCGCTTCGAGCAGCCCCAGGTCGTGATCGAGCTGGCGCGGGTAGGCGTCGAGGTCTTCGCGCCGGTTGAACTGGATCGGGTTCACAAAGACGCTGACCGCGACGCGGTCGTTTTCGGCGCGCGCACGCCGCACCAGCGACAGATGCCCCTCGTGCAGCGTGCCCATTGTCGGCACGAGGCCCCAGGTGAGGTAGGGATCGGTCCAGCGGGCCGCGCGCACCTCTTCTACGGTTTTTACGACTTGCATGGTGTTCTTGTCCTTCGGTTCTGCGGCCCTGCCGCTACCTGATTCGTCTCTGCGCTGTGTCCTCCAACGCTTTCACCAGCCGGTACAGCGTGCGCACGGCGGGCGTCTCGACTCCCGACGCCGCGCCCAGGCGCATCACCGCGCCGTTGATCATCTCGATTTCGGTCGCCGCGCCGCGCAGCACGTCTTGCAGCATCGACGAGCGGTTGAGCGCGGCCATCTCAGCGGCCCGCTCCGCGTAGACGCCTGCATCAGCGAACGGCAGCGCCACGCCCTGCGCCGCCGCGACCGCTGCCACCTCGCGCGCGGCCTCGACCATCAGATCGTGCGCCCAGGCGGAGTCCAGCAGCACGCCGTTTTGCACGCGCAGGACCGCCGTCAGCGGATTGATCGAGGCGTTCACCACCAGCTTGGCCCACAGCAGCGCGCCCACGTCCGCCACGACGTGCGTTTCGCAGCCCGCGCGCTCCAACAGCGCCCCAACGTCGCGGATCACCGGATCGCCGGGGAAGCGCTCCGCGAGGTGCGTCGGTCCTTCGCCGCCGTAAACCATCACACCCGGCCCGCGCAGCGACGCGGCTTGCAGCGTGACGCCCTGCGCGGCGCGCTCGTCCCCAACCGCTGCTGCCAGCACATCGCGGTTGCCCAGGCCGTTTTGCAGCGTGATCGCTACGCCATCCGGCTTGAGCATCTGGGCCGCTTCGCGCGCGGACGTCTCGATCTGCGAGGCTTTGGTCAGGATCAGGGCCGCGTCGCACGGCGCGACACCGTCCGTTCCGCACGCGACGTCCAGCGGGATCACGTCCTCGTGCCCGTCCGGGTGTACGTAGCGCAGCCCGGCGCGCAGCGCGTCGATCTGCTCCGGCCAGTGACCGATCAGGGTGACGTCCGCGTGGCGGCTGAGGCGCGCCCCAAACAGGCAGCCCAGCGCCCCGATGCCTAAAATCGTTATGCGCACGGCGGTTTACTCCGTCTCCGGCGCGTCGAGGTGGGCGCGCAGCGCCTGAAGCACCTCGTCCGAGAGCGAAAATTCGTGCTCGGCGGCGGGGAAGGTCCGCGCCCGCACGTCGTCGCGGTACGCTTCGAACGCACCGCGCATGGCGGCGCCGAGGTCGGCGTACTGCTTGACGAACGAGGGCACGAAGCGGTCGTAGAGGCCGAGCAGGTCGTGCATGACGAGCACCTGCCCGTCGCAGCCCGCGCCCGCGCCGATGCCGATCGTTGGTACGCTCACGGCGCGCGTGATGATGTCCGCCAGCGGCGCGGGGATGCCTTCCAGCACGATGGCGAAGACGCCCGCCGCTTCCAGCGCACGCGCATCGTCCAGCACGTGCTGCGCCGCTTCGAGCGTTTTGCCCTGCACCTTGAAGCCACCCATCGCGCTGACGCTCTGCGGAGTCAGCCCGACGTGGCCCATCACCGCGATGCCGGTTTCGGTCAAGCCGCGCACGGTCGCGGCGACGGTCTGCCCGCCTTCCAGCTTGACCGCGTCCGCGCCGCCTTCGGCCAGCAGGCGCGCGGCGTTGGCTTTGGCCTGCTCCGGGCTGATCTGGTAGCTCATGAACGGCAGATCCGCCACCAGCAGCGCGCGTTTCAGGCCGCGCCGCACCGCCTGACAGTGCAGCACCATCATGTCCATCGTCACCGGCAGCGTGGTCTCGAAGCCGTGCACCACCATGCCGAGCGTATCCCCGACCAGCGCCATTTCGAGCTTGGCCTGGTCGATCAGCAGTGCGGTCGGATAGTCGTAGGCGGTGAGCATACTGATCGGCTCGCCGCGCGTTTTCATCTGCCGCAGGGTGTGAATCGTGACCTTGTCCATCGCGTTGTGCACCTTTCGATGCGTTTGCATCCCTGACACTTTAGCATAGCCGCCGGACCGGGTTTTGTCATCCCTGAACGCGGCTCGATCGCGCGCACCTGGGTTATAATGGGCGCGCGCCGTGCGTCCGGCCTCACGACACTTTGTGTACCCGCAGAAAGGGATTTTCTATGGCAGCCAAAATAGTGATTGTCGGCAGCTTCAACACCGACCTGACGACGTATATGGAGCGTATGCCCCGGCCCGGCGAGACGGTCTATGGCCGCGAATTCGTGATCGGCCCCGGCGGCAAGGGATCCAATCAGGCGGTGGCCGCTGCCCGCCTGGGCGCGGACGTGACCTTTATCGGGC
This sequence is a window from Aggregatilinea lenta. Protein-coding genes within it:
- the panC gene encoding pantoate--beta-alanine ligase, producing MQVVKTVEEVRAARWTDPYLTWGLVPTMGTLHEGHLSLVRRARAENDRVAVSVFVNPIQFNRREDLDAYPRQLDHDLGLLEAEGVDLVWAPDEDQMYPSGFQTYVSVEEITQPLEGASRPGHFRGVTTVVAKLFNVIEPKHAYFGQKDAQQVAVIKQMVRDLGFNLAVVVCPIVREPDGLALSSRNLLLSLDERQAGLVLSRALNAARDEWMGGQRDAEHLRATMRAIVEAEPLARIDYISAADPITLRELEGSTDHALLSMAVFVGSVRLIDNLIVGYGEADLRA
- a CDS encoding ketopantoate reductase family protein — its product is MRITILGIGALGCLFGARLSRHADVTLIGHWPEQIDALRAGLRYVHPDGHEDVIPLDVACGTDGVAPCDAALILTKASQIETSAREAAQMLKPDGVAITLQNGLGNRDVLAAAVGDERAAQGVTLQAASLRGPGVMVYGGEGPTHLAERFPGDPVIRDVGALLERAGCETHVVADVGALLWAKLVVNASINPLTAVLRVQNGVLLDSAWAHDLMVEAAREVAAVAAAQGVALPFADAGVYAERAAEMAALNRSSMLQDVLRGAATEIEMINGAVMRLGAASGVETPAVRTLYRLVKALEDTAQRRIR
- a CDS encoding RNA polymerase sigma factor, which translates into the protein MDQPVLHLVERIQAGDEEALLALHARYASLVYSVAYRIMNDAMAAEEVTQDTFMRLWHKAALYDAGKGSFVTWLLTIARRIAIDTFRRQRRDPILNTLWIDDNIEQWENTLSVGQNGELARLMRVLMDDLPGEQRQAIELAYFYGMTHSQISEYVDLPLGTVKTRLRLGMEKLRAAWIADPSTDPASNDHA
- the panB gene encoding 3-methyl-2-oxobutanoate hydroxymethyltransferase produces the protein MQTHRKVHNAMDKVTIHTLRQMKTRGEPISMLTAYDYPTALLIDQAKLEMALVGDTLGMVVHGFETTLPVTMDMMVLHCQAVRRGLKRALLVADLPFMSYQISPEQAKANAARLLAEGGADAVKLEGGQTVAATVRGLTETGIAVMGHVGLTPQSVSAMGGFKVQGKTLEAAQHVLDDARALEAAGVFAIVLEGIPAPLADIITRAVSVPTIGIGAGAGCDGQVLVMHDLLGLYDRFVPSFVKQYADLGAAMRGAFEAYRDDVRARTFPAAEHEFSLSDEVLQALRAHLDAPETE
- the panD gene encoding aspartate 1-decarboxylase, with amino-acid sequence MQVSMLRAKLHHARVTDANIEYVGSITIDTDLLAQVKMIPYEQVLVVDVENGARFETYIIPGAAGSGVIQVNGAAAHLVNLGDRLIVMAFGLVEFPPIADWQPHVVVLDKRNAVLSIESEGRYT
- a CDS encoding YgaP family membrane protein, whose product is MALINFLASSTGRIVRIVAGAALVVLGLAVVGGTGGIILAVVGLVPLLAGLFDFCVFAPLFGMPFGGKDIRSRP
- a CDS encoding DUF7282 domain-containing protein; the protein is MLKRLSIWAVIALLLAIFALPVHARQDQAAVTVSDQVSLDGTVTIDMVHSPTPGFIVIHADGGGSPGPVIGYRAVNAGDTYALQVTIDPLAATPTLFAMLHQDTGEAGVYEFGTVEGADGPVTVDGAPVTPPFNVNLIDAQDQIVDGAQVTLPSVVAQQDGWLVIHADADGGPGPVLGQAQVTAGANADVTVDLSSEATSTLWPMLHVDTGEIGTYEFGTVDGADGPVAVNGQVAVTPLRTVPHVRVDGQVLLFGDEMDMMMDSGAPMLVAKSVLADTAGWLVVHADADGAPGPVLGYTAVPAGLSTDVAVELDANALTPVVWPMLHVDTGAAGTYEFGTVEGADGPVSVDGSVLTFPVNVAPSLTLEDQTLDGSTLVIKQALIGGPGWIAVHSSQDGAPGPVIASYPLPEGLSTNIHIDVDPAQAGSQVFPMLHHDTGEMGVYEFGTVEGADGPISVGGSVVVGPLNLSGDAGMEMDASATEAADMDAMATEDAASMDSGATSALDGDALVSERCTVCHSRERIDNAVKDQAGWESTVDRMIGYGAQLTPEERQAVIDYLSNR
- a CDS encoding anti-sigma factor, with product MEPEDLFDLIPAYALGALDADEKRRFEAWLREHPNAQSMLDDYRQVADHLVVMASPRPAPPHLQDDLRARLAADRGAKRPAALPKPDISPGRTLRLHRRWRRLALLAAAVVLLVVVGLVLIRPASAPGEDPAEAYARIAAVDDAGWYDVVPGDVTDTVTGDLVSSPDGDEAVIRVAQLPPIEQNQTFQLWLVDDSGSRVSGGLFRPGTDDATYIRVPLDQPLDNYQAFGVSLEPEGGSPMPDAPSGPRVFLVPLSS